GCACACAACGAGGCAGCACGTTACCGCGTACCGGCTCCGCAGCCTTGCCACCTGCCGGGTCAGCGGGGACACGCCACCGCCACACGGCCGAGCGGACGGGGGCCCAGCGGCGCCTGCGGGATGCCGCGCCGCGCTGCGGCTGCCGCCGGCGGCACAGCAGCTCCGCGGGACGGGGCGCGCCCGGAGCggctccgccccgcccccggcccggcccggccccaccGGGTGGCTCCGGGCCACCgcggcgccccctggcggcggcgggcggcaggacgtggggggccgggccggggccgggcgagCGCTGCGGGCGCTGGCGGGGTGAgcccgcgggccgggggcggccggcccCGGGGGGATTCAGGGCGCGGCGCAGAGCCCCCGAGCATCCTGCGGGGCCCCGCGCCGAAGGCTGCCCTGTGTGCAAACAGGGCTCTCTGGAAAGGAACAAGCCCTACTTAcgggtttattttttccccgAGACCTCAATTTTCTAAATCCCggttcagtttaaaaataacgCTTTGAAGAGTTTCACCACTACTGCTTTTGAACACCCACTCGTACAGGCGTTCCGCTCGAGTATgtgtgcaggacctggcacagGAGCACCAGTGGCAGAAACTGGTACCTCTGGTGGAATCGGGCTTTCGTGAGAAGATGCTGCACACCAGAGCACTGGCTCATACGGTCCTGTACTTCCTCACAGATTTGGCAGCACCGAGGTTAAAAAACAGACTTCAGATTTAGATTTTATCTGAGAAGCAATTCGCATCCTGCAGCTGCATTTGGCATGTGGCATTTAGTGTTTCTAAATAGCTCCTCAATCTTAGAGCACCTCTGTGCAGAATTTTTACTGCTACGAACAGGTTGTGCTCAGCTTCGTATTAATAGACACATCTCCACCAACTTCATATGTTAACCATCTTATGGTCAAAATCTTACCAATGGAATCATATTAGAAAAAATCCCAGTAACTCATTCAGTGTTACATAGTTGAATACTTGCACACAACAGCCTGCCACCAAGGCTAGAAGTCCAGATGCATCTAACTATAATAAAGCATCATTCTGCGGGTCTGCAGTAGCATTGCAGGCAATGTGGGAGAAGGTAATTTTGTTTAAAGAGCATTAGTTTAAACGAAAAGTGGATTGAGCAAAATCTCAAATAAATCTTCCAGGTGCTCTAAGGTGCTAAATCAGTATAATCTAGCAGAGCTCTGTCAGTTCACCTTGGTTGAAGGTCTGGCCAAATAGGTTTGTTCTTTCACTCATCATAGGGCAGAAAGAGGTCATAAAGCTGAGACGTGAATTAATGTGATGGTTAAATCACTAAGCATCcagtaacaaaagcaaaaaaaaaaccctaatgaTAAAAGATttgttaaaatagaaaaaaggatggaagaaggtggaaggaagaggaggaagaaaaaaccttcATAGCCTATTGCTGTACTCTTACAAACAATAATCAGCAATCAGTATATCAAGGAAATGTCATCAGACTGGAGCTTCTCAAGATACCTGTGCAGCATGAAAAAACTTCTATAGAATTCAGGCAGAATTCATCTGACAGGTCAAGATAATTTTAATACATAGTTATTTAACTTTATTTATACAGCCTTTTCTCTAAAAAGAAACCCAGGGCTCTTTCAACAAATTTAACGTCTACAGAAGTAAACTTTAAAACCAGTATGGAATTCACAGTGCAACTTTCTGGATTTCTCATATTTAGTCTGACAGTATGATTTGAtgtcataaaaataaagctattatTACCCCATAAAACATGCTTACGCCAtgtattgggggggggggggggcggagggagggggggcagcagtggtgggatgagaagcagcaaaagtcTGTGGTTTCTTGGTTTCTAACCaaaggaattttcttcttgtggGGGAGGGTGACTGGGTAGAAATTTTGACCCTGGTCCTGCAATTGGATCCATCAAGCCTGACCTCTGTCTTCCTGCAGTGCTTGCTGGTGTCAGCAGAACTATGTGCTAAGTGCAGGGATCTGTCCATGTGGAACTAACTGGGGATTTGGGACCTTCCAGTTTCCTGCTGTGAAGGGAGGATGAGTTCACCTCCGTTTAAATTCTGGAAGAGGAGCAAGAGATTTCCATAAGagaaagctgcatttatttttagacCTTCTGTTCTCGCACTGAATCCCGTAGAGATCACGCTGAACAAAAAGTGCTTGCCTTTCTCCAGCTACACCTCTACCTGCTAACATCAGGCCATTCCTGCTGAAAATCAGCATGCCACATATTTCTTTAGTGAGAAGAACCTGGCACACAGCTTGTAGTCACTGACcagtagctgctgctgcagttgctaACCCACCTCTGAGTCTGTTTAAATGCTGTGTCCCAAATACAACCTCTGTCAGTGTCATGTCCATCACTGTGGAGCACCATGGTTGTCTTGTGTCCCTCtgcaaatgctttctttcttgGTGCCCTCTAAGTATATAAGACAAGGAGGCTGGTGTGcatctgcagctctgtgcaacTGAACAATGTTCTGAATGCATGTCTGCATCCAGAGCTATGTGTCCTGATTGCTAGTGAGGCTGCATGGACACTTGGTGACTTCCAGCTGCCAGGTATATCCTGTACCACCTGCCTGTGCTCGACACCAGGCTTCTCCAGCCCTCGGGAATGAGATCAATGAGATTGATGACAACTGGCAGGAGCTGAGACAGCTGTGTTGGCAAGTAAGAGAAAGTTCATGCATTCCGTAATGGACACCAGCTTTTAGCTCTGCTATTCCAGACCAGGACACTGACCCACAGGCACACCATCAGCACACTGCTTGGTTACTTTGGACAGTGACCATGGCCCTCTAGATCATTTTGCATGgtgcctgctccagcaggtGTGGGCTGAGAACAGCTTCTACTTTGAGCCCTTCGAGGGAGATGATAGGCAAAACTGATGGGATCTTGCATGGGGAGGTATTGACTTCTTCAGCTGTGTCAGGGCATCAGGGTGTTTCTGGGCACACTCAAAAGCAGAACTTGAAGCATAGgtgcaaatacaaaacaaaaatgaaaagattcaTGGCATTCTCATTGCTCTGGGGTTTATGCAGTACCTGAGTAAAGGTTTCTGGGACCTCCATCCTGGATTGCCAGATTTTGGAGCTTATGCACCTCATCCTTTGTTAGATATGGCTGTAAATACAGTTGTGGATACATCTGGAATCATGCTGATCTTGAAAGTTGAAACTGAACAAGAAAGTTCACTGCAACCCATAGTTGTCTGGATACTCTGGAGGAACCTAATGCCCAAGTTGTGTGCCTAGAACCCACATTCAACCAAgaaagggacctcaggagggGTTCCACCACAGGTCTCCCATAGAGTGAgggtgcagcagggaaaagctgtgattttCGAAGCCTTTAAAACTGGTAGGACCACATGCCTCTGTCGACATTCCAGAAAGGTTCCATTTTCTTCAGGGACATTAACCTAGTAGTTGTTAGGACTCCTGGTGGAAGACGGTGTTTTACATCCCATCAGGGGGGGAAGGGAACTGAATTTGATGCAAACAGGATCTCTCAGAGGTCTCCGTAAAACTGGGCAGTGGTCactatttgtattttctctgctttgggaTGCTCTGGTTCAAGCAGGGCACTCCAAAAATGCCCACAGGACCATGTGGTACAGGTGAACAAAGCAGAAGAAGTCTGATCTGTTGACTGGAGTTGCTAATAAATGTGCTAGTCTAAGGAatcagaaagaattaaaatatcaCAGGCATTTTCATGGATCAGACACTTGAGCACTTCTGAAGTTTTCCAAGCAATCAAGAGGGAAAATACATCAAGAATACATCAAGTGCTTTCTAATAATGCTGAATGTCCAGCAGCAATCACGACCTTCCACAAGCATCTTGTGCATTCACAGTTCACACTGGTTTCAGCAAGTCTGAAAATCGGGCTTCTTTTTTGGCAACTCTAATATGGGTTTAGAACCTTGAGTTTATAGCTTTGGTATTAATAGTTTTGGCATCAAATAATTAATAGCTCTGCTATTAAACTGCATAGCAAAAGGCTAATGAATTTTGAGGCAAAAAAATAAGGGATTGGTTAAATATCTTCAGTGATACTAAACTGTGTATCAGTAACAAGACCTTGCTCACATTCACTTATCACGcaagtgtttaaagaaaaagattcttGGGATTAAAAAGCTGGTGTCTCTTAAAATTGTCATCTGTTGTCTGTGGTTATTTTATGAAGACAGTGGGTATAGTTCCTCATAACGTGGAGGTGACAAGTCATCACAGGCATAGACTTCCAGCGGTTCTGGTTCATCAGAACTGTCATCTGACCTGAAAATAGGAAGGTGAGTGGGCACAAGAAGAATTTAGCAAACACAAAACATGCAAGTAACCTCAGTGCTGCATTCTGTCAGCCTTATCTGAGCAAAGCACTTCCCAACTTCTTCAGAAATGCTACAAGATGAAGTTTTACTGTGATTCAACCATTTGCTGTGTTCTTTTCATGAGGTATAAAAGTGTCAGGAGGTGACCTTTGTTTTCGTGCTGCCTATGCCTGTCACACATCTTGCTGAAGACAATGGGTCAGTCAGCAGTTTTTCAAACAGACTTTCATAAATGAACTAAAAGTGACATGTTCTAAGAAGGATATAACGCTAATTTCTataattagaatatttttccttaggGGAAAGAActatagaaaattattttgattaaagCAGTTTCGTACTGCTCTGTAATAGCAGTGATCTTACTTATGCcccaaaaccaggaaaagatTAAGGGCTGGAAGGTTGCTACAGTGCAAAAGCAGTGTGTTGTGACCAGGCATAATCAGGAGGTAAAGCATCTGGTACCAAACTGATTCTTGCATTGTtgtaaaaatgctgtttgtgcGCTGACTCGTGTGTTGTGATTGTGTTTGAGTGGAAGCCTGTGGCTGTACATATGATAACCTTCTGGTCAACAGCCTAAAGGTAGTAATATAAGCATACACCAccacccctcaccccacccAGGCAGGAGCATATATGCtaatatcttaaaaaataacatgaGATTTAGTAGATTGAATATTGAAAGGGATTcgtaaattaatttaatttggataaaaatgctttccagaaaaattaTGACTCCATAGCCTTCACTCAAGAAATACTCctaacaaagacaaaaaatatgtCTGAAGAAGGGTAACACCCTGGACtagcttttgtttcctttgaaacCATACAAAGCACTTAAAATACTCAGAAGCCTCTGTCCAAACACACTAAGGCATTTCAGAAGATGTACCTCTGATACCTGGTATTCTCTGCAGGATAAGTAGTGTAGTTCTCATCTCCAGTAAAAGCTGGATTATCCAGGGGGTAGGCAGGGCAGAAGTGAGAGGAGCCCGGAGTGGGAATCGGTGAGGTGCTGGAGGAAGCAGCACCGCAGCAGCTGAGTACCGGGTGAAGGTAGCCAGGACTCACAGCAATGCCTTCCTGGGGTGGGTATGGCGGAGGGATGTACTGTACCACCGTGGCACCGTGAAAAGTTATAGGCTGGTTAATGCCGGTGAAGACAAAGGACTGTCCGCTGGTGGTCTGGTCAAGGTCTGatgtattttcctctctttctttacAGGGCTTGCATGTAAGCATGTTAAATTTACAAACAGCAATCAGAATAAAAGTTACTCCAACAGACAGCAGAATAGGCCCTAGTAACTGAGTCCACTCCAGGTGAGTAATGCCGTCGTATTTTATCCATCCCATCACAGTGAAAGTGATCCCCACCAGTCCCAAAAACACACCTGAAAAGAGCAAAGTGGCACCAGCTTTATCCCCATCTGACACCAGGGCATCGGATCTGTTTGGCTGATAAGGAGTGACAGAAAAGACATTCAAGGAGAAATCTTCTACATTGTTGTTGTTCTGCTCCATTACTGAGTGTAATGTATCTTCTGCCTCAAGAGAAAGGGAGCTTGTAAGGGACTTGGCAGAGCTTTGAAAGTCAAAGGTTCAAGTTAGTTATACAagaactgtgtgtgtgtatggttAACAGAGTCCATCATGTGAAAGAATAAACTTTGCTTAGAAGAATAAAGGTCTGAGAAGTGAAGCCTGAAGTGATCACTAAAGACTCCTTGAATTACCACCGTTGCTTCCAAAATGGCTTCATCCTTGCCTGGCTGCTTATCTCTTTGTTTGTCCTCTTCTTTAATTTGGCACCCACAGATACTTCCTCGCTGTGCCCATGCCAGATGGGAGagaaaggaagctgcagccacCGCAGCTTTTCCTAGGCCCCCTGCCAGCTGACGCATCCAACATATGGACAGCATACGTTTAGTCAACAGCAGTGTGGTGACTCTCGCTGTCCTTTGGCCACCACATCCAGCTccattttctgcaggaaaatgtgTGGCCATTGCTGGGGgtgctttgcagtgctctgAAGTGTGACATTTATAGCCATGCCTGGACCCCTGTTGCAGCTTGTTCTGCAGCCCAGAGCTTCCGtggtttaaaaaatatcaaagtagGTTTTCTGATACTTTGCCAAGGGGGAGCAGTAGGTGGGTGGGAGGGTAAGCGGCAACAGGGTGGTGAGTGCTGAACAGCTTGGGAGAGCTGCTGGTTGTGGGAGAAGTTATTTCAAGCCAGCCAAAGCTTTCCAGCTGTTTGAAGGTAGCGTAACTGCTCTGTAATTTCCCCTTAATTATGgacattttttgttgtggggtCTCCACCCCTTCCTTAAAGTTTACACTGAATGAAGCCCACATACACTGAATAGCACACTATTGCAGACATGAGAAAGCATCTTCCGTAATCTTAAACCTGGTGAAGTGAGGGACCTTACACTGTACTCAGAAGTACCTAGAATGTTTTTTTACATCACAATGAATCGGTCTGTTGAACATATGTCCCATATATTAAACAGACAGATTAATTGAATGTTGAGATCTTCTCTCTCCTAACAGTTTCAGACTAAAGTAACTGCTGCCAGAGGGTTCTGGTAGAATGCCTGTATAATTCCTTAAGGAGGAAAAATCTCCCAACTACTCGATCTGTTTTGACTAGCATAGCAGGGGAGTACACGCAGGACAGAGATTACTACTCGGGTGGTAGAACATATAGTGCTATTTCCTGCTACCAGCGGCTCTGGGGAAGCAAGCTTATCCTCAGATTTGTAAGATAAAAATAGCTCTAGAACTAGAAAATCCACCTTTCAGACTGCTTCTTCAAAATCAGTAAAGGTGCCTTTTTAGTCTACTGTGCGTTCGTTCATAGCACAATGTGTGACAACAGCTCACTTCTGAAAGGGGCTGCTCACCAAATTTGGCACCTTTAGCTGAAGCATCAACTGCTGCTGAATGCAATTGCAGAtgtgtttttctcatttgttaGCAGATAGACCTTGAGGGATTATTAGTGGTGGACTCCTTCAAAAAACATCTGGGAAGTTTCCGAAGTCAGTATTACGTGTTTTCTATCACCAAGGGTGCCAACAAATTCTCTAACCAGCCTTTCCCAGAGCACCAAGTCTAGTCAGGACAGTCCGCACCACTTGAGCAAAGTGTTAGGGCTTGCAATGCAGTGGGTTCCTATGATGACAACTACATCAGAAAGTGCTGAAATACTAGATAAGCTGTCCTTATATTAGTAATTATAGCTAAAATCTAAGTCACCTTTAGCCTTGCATTTGGTAAACTGAATGGAATGACTTGTGTTAACTGCTCCCCACAAGTCAGGTTTTTCCATACCATGAATCACTCTTGTCACTGAATGCTGAATCTTCCAGGCTTTCCAACATCCTTTTGAAAGCAGCACTGTATCACAATAGCTGGGTAACTAATGGTATGTACAGATGTAGTATCACCTTCCTCCCCTCATTCATTCAAGAACTCTGCAACTGCTATTTGCAACAAGCTTGTGCTGGAGTGCTTCCTTGGTCCTACACAATGGTCCTTAGATGCTGGCTGGAGTCAGAGTTTTCCAAATTGGGTGTTGCATCATCCCATGGCTGATGCTCTTTGCCTCTGGCCTAGGACATGACTTCATGGCTGTTAAGCAAGCCCGCAGCACAGCTGGAGAATACAGGTGGTTTCTTCCAAGGCTACTTGTCTCTTGAACTTTGAAAATGGGATGGAAAACACCTTCTGTTTGGTGCAGCAGGATCTAAATTGAAATTACACCTTTCCCTGTAAACTGCCCCTCTTTGTAAGATACAATTTATTCTAAGCCTCCCAAGATTTCTCCCATTATTTCCAGACACGGTGGCAATGCTGCATT
The window above is part of the Falco cherrug isolate bFalChe1 chromosome Z, bFalChe1.pri, whole genome shotgun sequence genome. Proteins encoded here:
- the TMEM174 gene encoding transmembrane protein 174, whose product is MEQNNNNVEDFSLNVFSVTPYQPNRSDALVSDGDKAGATLLFSGVFLGLVGITFTVMGWIKYDGITHLEWTQLLGPILLSVGVTFILIAVCKFNMLTCKPCKEREENTSDLDQTTSGQSFVFTGINQPITFHGATVVQYIPPPYPPQEGIAVSPGYLHPVLSCCGAASSSTSPIPTPGSSHFCPAYPLDNPAFTGDENYTTYPAENTRYQRSDDSSDEPEPLEVYACDDLSPPRYEELYPLSS